Proteins from a genomic interval of Cupriavidus sp. WKF15:
- a CDS encoding MetQ/NlpA family ABC transporter substrate-binding protein translates to MKIGKGIRLFAAVLAVGVMQAAGAADPDKKEIRFGATAGPYADQIRYGVKPVLEKRGYKVTIVEFSDYVQPNLALADGAIDANAFQHVAYLKKFSADRKLQLSEVVQVPTAPIGIYSNKHKALTEVKAGATVSLPNDPTNFARAITILQQIGWVTLKPGTDSIRASERDIDSNPHKLKLIQLEAAQLPRSLDDVDYAFVNGNFALAAGMKLTSALALEKIPDYYMNLVAVKTADLNKPFVKDIREAYQSAEFKAVAQQRFAGFVPPAYQR, encoded by the coding sequence ATGAAGATCGGCAAGGGGATCCGGCTGTTCGCAGCCGTGCTGGCAGTTGGCGTGATGCAGGCGGCGGGCGCTGCCGATCCGGACAAGAAGGAAATCCGCTTTGGCGCGACGGCCGGCCCGTACGCCGACCAGATCCGCTACGGCGTGAAGCCGGTGCTGGAAAAGCGCGGCTACAAGGTCACCATCGTCGAGTTCAGCGACTACGTGCAGCCGAACCTGGCCCTGGCCGATGGCGCGATCGATGCCAACGCGTTCCAGCACGTGGCCTACCTGAAGAAGTTCTCGGCCGACCGCAAGCTGCAGCTGTCCGAAGTCGTCCAGGTGCCGACCGCGCCGATCGGCATCTACAGCAACAAGCACAAGGCCCTGACGGAAGTGAAGGCCGGCGCCACGGTGTCGCTGCCCAACGACCCGACCAACTTCGCGCGCGCCATCACCATCCTGCAGCAGATCGGCTGGGTCACGCTCAAGCCGGGCACCGACAGCATCCGCGCGTCGGAGCGCGACATCGACAGCAACCCGCACAAGCTCAAGCTGATCCAGCTCGAAGCGGCGCAGCTGCCGCGCTCGCTCGATGACGTGGACTATGCCTTCGTCAACGGCAACTTCGCGCTGGCCGCGGGGATGAAGCTGACCTCGGCGCTGGCGCTCGAGAAGATTCCCGACTACTACATGAACCTGGTGGCGGTGAAGACGGCCGATCTCAACAAGCCGTTCGTGAAGGACATTCGCGAGGCCTACCAGTCGGCCGAGTTCAAGGCCGTGGCACAGCAGCGCTTCGCGGGCTTCGTGCCGCCGGCTTACCAGAGGTAG
- the pdhA gene encoding pyruvate dehydrogenase (acetyl-transferring) E1 component subunit alpha codes for MGTVASFDIGYTRYLDLPGASPVSSSPLPPFATDPDALLPLYRAMVLTRQFDLKAIALQRTGKIGTFASALGQEAVGVGVASAMRPEDVLVPSYREHAAQFVRGVTMTESLLYWGGDERGSGFAAAPHDFGNNVPIGTQVSHAAGVAYAFLLRKEPRVAVCMLGDGGTSKGDFYEGMNMAGAWHAPLVIVVSNNQWAISMPRSRQTAAHTLAQKAIAAGIPGEQIDGNDVVAVRHRVGEAIERARAGEGPALIEAVTYRLGDHTTADDASRYRDESTVKAHWQAEPLLRLREHLLKLDAWDAGREEALVRECSQQVAKAVEAYLALPPPEPEAMFDCLFATMPAALQEQLATARRYAAPHGQPNPN; via the coding sequence ATGGGCACGGTTGCGAGCTTTGACATCGGCTACACACGGTACCTGGACCTGCCGGGCGCATCCCCGGTTTCTTCTTCCCCTCTCCCGCCATTCGCCACCGATCCGGACGCGCTGCTGCCGCTGTACCGCGCGATGGTGCTGACCCGCCAGTTCGACCTCAAGGCCATTGCGCTGCAGCGCACCGGCAAGATCGGCACGTTCGCCTCGGCGCTCGGGCAGGAAGCGGTCGGCGTAGGGGTGGCCAGCGCGATGCGGCCCGAGGACGTTCTGGTGCCGTCGTACCGCGAACATGCCGCGCAGTTTGTGCGCGGCGTCACCATGACCGAGAGCCTGCTGTACTGGGGTGGCGACGAACGCGGCAGCGGATTTGCGGCAGCGCCGCATGACTTCGGCAACAATGTGCCGATCGGCACGCAGGTATCCCATGCCGCAGGCGTGGCCTATGCGTTCCTGCTGCGCAAGGAGCCACGCGTCGCGGTCTGCATGCTCGGCGATGGCGGCACTTCGAAGGGCGACTTCTACGAGGGCATGAACATGGCCGGTGCCTGGCATGCGCCGCTGGTCATCGTCGTGAGCAACAACCAGTGGGCCATCTCCATGCCGCGCAGCCGCCAGACGGCCGCGCACACGCTCGCGCAGAAAGCGATCGCGGCGGGCATTCCGGGCGAACAGATCGACGGCAACGACGTGGTCGCCGTGCGGCACCGCGTGGGCGAGGCCATCGAGCGTGCCCGCGCCGGCGAAGGGCCGGCGCTGATCGAGGCCGTCACCTACCGGCTTGGCGACCACACCACGGCCGACGATGCGTCGCGCTACCGCGACGAGTCGACCGTCAAGGCGCACTGGCAGGCCGAGCCGCTGCTCCGGCTGCGCGAGCACCTGCTGAAGCTCGATGCATGGGACGCGGGCCGCGAAGAGGCGCTGGTGCGCGAGTGCTCGCAGCAAGTGGCAAAAGCCGTCGAAGCCTACCTGGCGCTGCCGCCGCCGGAACCGGAGGCGATGTTCGACTGCCTGTTCGCCACCATGCCGGCGGCGCTGCAGGAACAGCTGGCGACAGCGCGGCGCTACGCCGCGCCGCATGGCCAGCCCAACCCGAACTGA